Sequence from the Diorhabda carinulata isolate Delta chromosome 5, icDioCari1.1, whole genome shotgun sequence genome:
TCAAAAGTGTATTACACAAATAATAAGTTGTGTAGAACGCGATCGACGTATTTCCGCGGACCATTTTGTCTTAGTTGACgctaatttttttgaaaatattactttacAATGCCGTTTTTGCGATGAAAAAGACGATGGACAGCCAAAAAATTGGTATAAAGCAGATACATTACAGAAGGAACCTTCCGAAATTATCCCCGATATGGAAAATGAACCAGAATTAAACAAGGTAGTTATACATAGTGATCGCAGTTTGAGTATTCACAATTTCACTGAAGAAGATGGCGGACTCTATTTTTGTAGAATATATGGAGAAAATGAAGTTAATACAGAATTCAACTATTTTGTTGACGTCGTAGATGAAACATTTGCAGGTATAAATTCAAGTTTCCTTTtcgtatattttgtatttctagCAGTCACTATTTGTCAGAcggtgatatttttcaaaattttcctatacatagaaaatcaattattttacaattaatcaTGATATATGCTGTTTCACTATTCCACAGTATACAGGGtgcttctaaattcatgcgatgaaattcttatgaaattaagatgggtcttttctattccaaaatttcctcagcccacccctAAAAGGTGGAGACcaaaatcgagttttttttttaaatttcagtaatgctagaaacttgaaattttataatttcagtgcACTTCCAAAGGACTAACcacgggtattttttcaatattcctgttacattatttgaattagcaacccttactatatttcatatcaaaactttttttcccgtagaagtttcataaaatataataacaacttgaattcttttattttgaaatattttttaatcttaatttttctcccaaaaccaatagctgcgCAGATATAAAGGAATAAGCAggataatttataatttatttaacaaattgagtgaaaaacaataaagatgTTGTTTTTAATTACGTTTTAGGATAGTAGGTTTTTGTCACTTCGTAAATACAGTGTTCACTTAATGTTTATACAAATTGTAGTAGACtgatgtaaaaaatgtttttgaaacttACCAAATGAAGTTTACTTGTAAGTTTGTAggttgttatttttgatatatctgTATATTCATACATATATGTATTCTCGACAAGCTTGACGCatttatgctgaaaaatatcCGCATAGAATGACGCTTCATCATTCCCTAGCACGAAGAGATTTTCCTCGACGAGCTTGTTTTTGTAAATGGTAAACACACGAAATGCCACAAAATCCACAATTTACAAATATGTATGGGAAGACACCATGAGATTAATCACCATCTATCTGCCTACTTGGAATTTAGAATATAGAATGACtaaaataggaaataaaaataatatacttaccATCGAGAACACAGTTGACACTACTACACtcactgctggtcttgagctaACTGCGTGGAATAGGCAGATGGGATCACGGAATCGGATCAGTTCTTACCAATTCTTCTTATTTCTACGGAATGCGGTCACTTTGTTTCCTTTTACAGGGATCTGAGTGCAGTTTTTGTCGTATAGAATCGTGCTTGTTCAAACACAACACTAAATAGGTCAATAATAACTTTCATTgctttataatattcaataattgtttttccAAGCTACCTCCTTTTGGTAATTCCAAGGAATCTTCGTTTTATAGTGATCTTACTATCCTGTTAGTATGCAATTAACCGATACACCTGGTATTTTACATTAACCCCGTTTTGAATCGAAGAAAAGCGCATTCTGTCAAGGGAAAGCAGAGAGTCCTAGGAATCACACCGGAGATTCCTAGAGATTCGGTACGCGCGACTTCAGTTTCTTGTATTGTAGTTATCGAACTTTACTCATAGTGCTACCTCTTAGCAATCCTAACACTAGCACTCATAAAAACATATCAATATAACCCAAACCGTCGAGAACGGGATGTCTTGAGATTGTAGTATGGCGGAACAACCATctaaaacaagaaacaaaggcGTCAATTTACAAAGCGACCATCAAACCTATAATAAACTATACATCAGAAACAAGaccagaaatatcaaaattcgaACAACTCTTGGGGACAAAAGAAATGAAACTTCTTAAGTGGATCTCGGATCAAATACTATTAGACCTAGAAAGAAGCGAAAATATCAGACGATTATGTGACATAGATTATCGAATAGTAACGTAAAAAACAATGCAACTTTCGTCGTCATAGCTTAGGTTCGAGCCTATCTCCTACGTTCCATTGCATTAGTGTAAGGTTTTGCTGTTACATAGCCTGGCGTCTCGCACTGTGAGTGACACGTTCTGCTTATTTCATTCTTCGCGTCACAGGTCCTGGAGAATTTTTGTGATGATGCTTGTCGTTGCACTCCATTCATCTTCAAAGCCAAGCTTTGCCTCAACAAAGACATGCTCCGCGTTTTCGTCTGCTCTGTTCCAAGCTGGAAATTCCGGAGGCTCCTCGTACATTCTTGGTCAGCGATAGATTAAATTCCTTTCTCATACCCATAGAGCAATGCCATAGGTGACGACCGAGGCAACGACGATCATAACTTTATTAGAAGTATTCTTCTGATTTGCTTGAATCCTTCTATATTCGGCCTCAGTCTTGACAAGTTTTCTGTGACCGCTGATACTTTAGTGATAGCGATTTCCACCTGCTGCTTAAAGCTAACTCAATTATCACACGGTTTCCAATGATATGAGAAATGTCATCGTCGAATGCCATAGGCTCTTGGTAGATTCAGCTGGAGCAATGATGTACATGATGTTTTAGAAACCAGAGAAGTGGCCATAGTACCAAGCCTAGCGAAAATCCTGGCTCGATACTTTCTTGACCCATTTTCAGTATCGATTCAGCTGGTGAGACACCACGCTGTTGTTTTCAGCAGGTATGTTGGGACATTCACTCTTGTTAGCGCCTCCATAATGCAGTCCCGCTTCGCCGAGCTAAAGGTATTTTTCATGTCCAGTGCCATCACCagacaatatttcttttttcgtcCTTTCCGCCTCTCACAAAAGATAATTTCATTTACAAGGGTCTCTCTGAAGTAGCTTTCATTCTTCCATGAATTATGCAAATATCTTCCCTAAGAACCAATCGCTACTGTTTCTATCTATTGGGGAAGATCCCTTCTTGCAAGCATCTGTTGTGTCTGTGTGTGTTTGTGTGCTGTGATGTTAcataataattcacttttctGGATCATTATAGATATAGAATCAGGAAATTTGTCTGATTGGAAACAGTACTATGAAGAATTGTTTGCTCCTATCAACAAACTTTTTAAAGAATCGAAAGGGCCAGAGGCTGTTCGCGTAAgagatgaattaaaaatatccatGGAAATAATGACCGATTGGCAGCGGTGGAGTAAATGTGTGTGTGATAAACCGGGTGGTAAACGAGTGAAAACCCAAAAAGGAGTTTGCAGAATCAAATTTAGAACGGAATTAGAAAACAACACTATTAAGTATGATAAGGATATGTTGTTTTTGAAGGTTGGCGAGATTTCTTGCAGATCCATCAGATTAAGGAAGTTTTTTCCCGGTAAGTTGAACACTAAATTTTTATGAAGAGGAAATTTTACTAATGACATTactaatttaacttttttataataaaatcatagtAGAATGAGTACTATAAAGTAGTAAAATAGCGAGAGAAAATTTAGGTTTACTGggcaaaaatttggaaaattcatttaaaaactgTATCTTTGATTAGCAGTATGAAGATCCACACCAAAATTAGTGAATTTTTGTCATCGCTGAGCtccattgatgaataaaatcgttaATTTTCACTCAGTACTATATTTTCCTAAGAACCTGTGTAGAATCACAGGAATTCtaccaaaaaatgtttatcagtTTGTAAGTTGTTTATGAATGTGTATGAAGTTTAACTACAATATGGATAAAATCACTTATGGTCATTCAAGCTTAAAATCGATCGAcacctcgcaattttaaagaccttcatcaatcttcttgaaaattttgaattgtgtTTATCTTACCCTCTTCTTCAAACCTGATTTGGTCGCAAAGTAtccttttcatttttaaggggtgaaaatcaCCCCCTACTCcaataaattcaaaactaatgaattaaagcGGTAATGGGCTAtagttatgttcaaatataataaatgttgattgttttgcATCATGACTTCAATATGTTGATATTTTACAGCTCACCTACCATTAAAAATAACCCCtcatacaaagattatttaaaaaatgtggtaaaaaatatgattttttttatttttgatcgtaataggagaattttttttcttcaagtataaGAAATCTGACCctcgatatttttaataatgcaacCACCAAAAACCAGCcctcagaatggaaaaaattacaaattactaAATGGAAGCAGTTATAGGTCTCATTATGTTCGAAGGtgaaaagataaatataataaacctgattcataagtttttaatttaattcaatccctaaaaactaccccttatcacaaaaattctttttaaagcTTAAAGTAATGGATTTCCttaagaaaatagaaatgaacTGTTGCTTCTgctataatgaaatatttcgtcAATTTTTTACCCACTATGAATATTAAACCTTTTAAACTTCATACtttgatgataataaaaaatatttattttaaaacattaaattaaatataaaattaacatgaTTTTTAAAGTATCCATCCATAATTCAACTTTAACTTTCTAATTCGTCTATTTCTtctttatcaacttttttttctttttgatcaACAGGAGGACAATTTTTGCAGCTATCACCAGAGCAAGTACCGCAAGTTTATTTGCAAGTTTGCGACACCCAAAAGTTGAGCCACATCCTTTTTTTACGATCTTCTttagaagattaaaaattctgattcttcCCTCCTAATTTGCCTAATTCATAAGCACGGTTCTACAATTTCAGAAATAACGTGAAG
This genomic interval carries:
- the LOC130894517 gene encoding uncharacterized protein LOC130894517, coding for MVRPTEIDANFFENITLQCRFCDEKDDGQPKNWYKADTLQKEPSEIIPDMENEPELNKVVIHSDRSLSIHNFTEEDGGLYFCRIYGENEVNTEFNYFVDVVDETFADIESGNLSDWKQYYEELFAPINKLFKESKGPEAVRVRDELKISMEIMTDWQRWSKCVCDKPGGKRVKTQKGVCRIKFRTELENNTIKYDKDMLFLKVGEISCRSIRLRKFFPDISNRTNVIPDFILSENCEETCSPDKDGANVGWKVGKTKGYKYKKTFVLMEKSHLTLICPESTLDNKVVWTKRGKTIKVGDTSYPHMYVDSFNTLYLVNMTTAEESNYTCQVDDIQMQRIVIHIVSKSKFLSGELVRHLGYLGFVLLLTVPCYCAGLVVTWWRRRSFQTYEDYMKEKRKIPYQDDESETLL